The following proteins come from a genomic window of Panicum hallii strain FIL2 chromosome 8, PHallii_v3.1, whole genome shotgun sequence:
- the LOC112901952 gene encoding uncharacterized protein LOC112901952 isoform X2, with translation MGSFHQGLCGKTTVWLMEFRTFEDKASAINIDTGVNEQLAKMIQKHIEPDQKLAVGSLKYKKIIEQHLGISCLFDDCVLELMWGLKNCMHHLVPGEELELAKEDRLQMSKGMKMVLDGYGFDVKPEMVNECSIEAACVVYNCDYCVDKHSKSLHGAAKHLEEISGINPQGWSSMKIATALMMIFSKEVCVQFSCGKMHQNLKTEYVRCLARQSSIRWFGLAVLGIRS, from the exons ATGGGTTCTTTTCACCAAGGATTATGTGGCAAAACAA CTGTTTGGCTGATGGAATTCCGAACTTTTGAGGACAAAGCCAGTGCTATTAATATTGATACTGGGGTTAACGAACAGCTTGCTAAGATGATCCAGAAACACATCGAACCTGATCAGAAACTAGCTGTTGGAAGTCTTAAGTATAAAAAAATCATTGAACAACACCTG GGAATATCTTGTTTGTTTGATGATTGTGTGCTGGAGTTGATGTGGGGCCTGAAGAATTGCATGCATCATTTAGTGCCTGGTGAAGAATTGGAGCTGGCTAAGGAGGATCGCCTCCAGATGAGCAAAGGAATGAAAATGGTCCTAGATGGTTATGGCTTTGATGTCAAACCAGAGATG GTTAATGAGTGTAGCATTGAGGCGGCATGCGTGGTGTACAATTGTGATTATTGTGTGGACAAACATTCTAAATCCTTACATGGTGCTGCTAAGCACCTTGAGGAGATATCTGGCATTAACCCTCAAGGTTGGAGTTCAATGAAGATTGCAACCGCACTCATGATG ATTTTCTCAAAAGAGGTGTGTGTTCAGTTCAGTTGTGGAAAGATGCACCAAAATTTGAAGACAGAATATGTAAGGTGTCTTGCTCGACAGTCTTCGATCAGATGGTTTGGGCTCGCAGTCCTAGGTATACGAAGCTGA
- the LOC112901952 gene encoding uncharacterized protein LOC112901952 isoform X1, producing MGSFHQGLCGKTTVWLMEFRTFEDKASAINIDTGVNEQLAKMIQKHIEPDQKLAVGSLKYKKIIEQHLGISCLFDDCVLELMWGLKNCMHHLVPGEELELAKEDRLQMSKGMKMVLDGYGFDVKPEMVNECSIEAACVVYNCDYCVDKHSKSLHGAAKHLEEISGINPQGWSSMKIATALMMVCCPYQQLKPGDPREANNNILHMCSELVALHLTKTVIWVADNMCCVCFLFRFSQKRCVFSSVVERCTKI from the exons ATGGGTTCTTTTCACCAAGGATTATGTGGCAAAACAA CTGTTTGGCTGATGGAATTCCGAACTTTTGAGGACAAAGCCAGTGCTATTAATATTGATACTGGGGTTAACGAACAGCTTGCTAAGATGATCCAGAAACACATCGAACCTGATCAGAAACTAGCTGTTGGAAGTCTTAAGTATAAAAAAATCATTGAACAACACCTG GGAATATCTTGTTTGTTTGATGATTGTGTGCTGGAGTTGATGTGGGGCCTGAAGAATTGCATGCATCATTTAGTGCCTGGTGAAGAATTGGAGCTGGCTAAGGAGGATCGCCTCCAGATGAGCAAAGGAATGAAAATGGTCCTAGATGGTTATGGCTTTGATGTCAAACCAGAGATG GTTAATGAGTGTAGCATTGAGGCGGCATGCGTGGTGTACAATTGTGATTATTGTGTGGACAAACATTCTAAATCCTTACATGGTGCTGCTAAGCACCTTGAGGAGATATCTGGCATTAACCCTCAAGGTTGGAGTTCAATGAAGATTGCAACCGCACTCATGATGGTATGCTGCCCTTATCAACAACTTAAACCTGGCGATCCCAGAGAGGCAAACAATAATATCTTGCACATGTGTTCTGAGCTTGTTGCTCTGCATTTGACAAAAACTGTCATTTGGGTAGCTGACAATATGTGTTGTGTGTGTTTTCTCTTCAGATTTTCTCAAAAGAGGTGTGTGTTCAGTTCAGTTGTGGAAAGATGCACCAAAATTTGA
- the LOC112901951 gene encoding vegetative cell wall protein gp1-like: MAPRTASTHAEARRIRVSYVVVLTIVLLSPCCVASSRSLLVTSSFAHAPEGSQAAAPAAAVLQPPAVDAIPPVPTPESSAPAAVSPSLAVLEPPAADTAPVLQPPEPAHVAAAPPPLTAHHSQHGRKSKHGDHDKAPSPKSKKHSPKAPPKHHGHHAPPPEPDVPPPAPPAEPPYGGEPPAAPAPDGPHGQSPPWPFPWPRPPGTGQWPPLPPFPSHPPPLPAWPWPHNPGSNPWPPLPPFPFHPPPFPEWPHPGPGGKWPPLPPFPFHPPPVPAWPHPGPGGQWPPLPAWPWPHPGNPWTPAPPSLHGTGGVVPATAVQQDPKN; this comes from the coding sequence ATGGCACCAAGAACAGCTTCCACGCATGCGGAAGCACGACGCATCAGGGTGTCATACGTGGTGGTGCTCACCATCGTGTTGCTCTCGCCGTGCTGCGTGGCATCGTCGAGATCGTTGCTGGTCACCTCCTCCTTCGCCCACGCACCGGAAGGCAGCCAAGCCGccgccccggcggcggcggtgctacaGCCGCCGGCTGTGGATGCAATCCCGCCGGTGCCGACGCCGGAGTCGTCGGCCCCTGCCGCCGTCTCTCCGTCGCTGGCGGTGCTAGAGCCGCCGGCTGCAGATACAGCCCCGGTGCTGCAACCGCCGGAGCCAGCCcacgtcgccgccgcgccgccgccgttgacGGCCCACCACAGCCAGCACGGGCGGAAGAGCAAGCACGGCGACCACGACAAGGCGCCGTCACCCAAGTCGAAGAAGCACAGTCCGAAGGCGCCGCCCAAGCACCACGGCCACCACGCCCCTCCCCCGGAGCCGGAcgtcccgccgcccgcgccaccCGCGGAGCCGCCGTACGGCGGGGAGCCaccggccgcgccggcgcccgaCGGCCCGCACGGCCAGAGTCCGCCGTGGCCGTTCCCGTGGCCGCGCCCGCCGGGCACGGGGCAgtggccgccgctgccgccgttcCCGTCCCACCCGCCCCCGctccccgcgtggccgtggccgCACAACCCGGGGAGCAACCCGTGGCCGCCGCTGCCTCCGTTCCCGTTCCACCCGCCGCCGTTCCCGGAGTGGCCGCACCCCGGCCCGGGCGGCAAGtggccgccgctgcccccgttcCCGTTCCACCCGCCGCCGGTCCCGGCGTGGCCGCACCCCGGCCCGGGCGGCCAGTGGCCGCCGCTCCCGGCGTGGCCGTGGCCGCACCCGGGCAACCCGTGGACGCCCGCCCCGCCGTCCTTGCACGGCACCGGCGGCGTCGTCCCAGCGACGGCGGTGCAGCAGGACCCCAAGAACTGA
- the LOC112902800 gene encoding probable serine/threonine-protein kinase WNK6, translated as MAPDPEAAGGGQAEPPDEEEDDPDVDEVDPTGRYLRYKEIVGSGAFKTVYKGFDAVDGIEVAWAKVEITSRIMGSPKELQRLKTEIQLLRSLQHKHILKLYASWVDNKKRTVNIITELFTSGNLRQYRRKHKKVDIKAMRRWAKQILTGLAYLHDQKPPIIHRDLKCDNIFINGNHGKVKIGDFGLAMVMQQRKTQSIQGTLEFMAPELFGENYNELVDIYSFGMCMLEMVTGECPYSECQGFVQIYKKISEGIKPIALSKIKDEEVRSFIESCLGSAADRLPASELLKSPFILKDDIINDKTFNPAQEPIAFPQNLDLDLDATPIFVSLLSNGIACDGKESISLVLRRGVFVLEGDMSIKDPVKLLLRIPVPNGKCKNIEFAFDLEKDTSLSVATEMVEELELPSWSMHGVAKLIDAFLLKTVRGWRPCVQVGQMIQAIHNTAPADGM; from the exons ATGGCTCCCGAtccggaggcggcgggcggcgggcaggCGGAGCCgcccgacgaggaggaggacgacccCGACGTCGACGAGGTCGACCCCACCGGCCGCTACCTCCGG TACAAGGAGATCGTGGGGTCAGGTGCCTTCAAGACAGT CTACAAAGGCTTCGACGCGGTGGACGGCATCGAGGTGGCGTGGGCGAAAGTGGAGATAACCAGCCGGATCATGGGATCCCCGAAGGAGCTGCAGCGGCTCAAGACGGAGATCCAGCTGCTGCGGTCTCTCCAGCACAAGCACATCCTCAAGCTCTACGCCTCGTGGGTCGACAACAAGAAGAGGACCGTCAACATCATCACTGAGCTCTTCACCTCCGGCAACTTGAGGCA GTACCGTAGGAAGCACAAAAAAGTTGACATCAAGGCAATGAGGCGATGGGCGAAACAGATATTGACAGGGCTAGCTTATCTGCACGATCAGAAGCCACCAATCATACACAGGGACTTGAAGTGTGACAACATTTTCATCAATGGGAACCATGGAAAAGTAAAGATTGGGGACTTTGGTTTGGCAATGGTCATGCAGCAGAGGAAGACACAGAGTATACAAG GTACCTTAGAATTCATGGCACCGGAGCTCTTTGGTGAAAACTACAACGAGTTGGTGGATATATACTCTTTTGGGATGTGTATGCTTGAAATGGTGACTGGTGAGTGCCCTTACAGTGAATGTCAGGGCTTTGTTCAGATATACAAGAAGATTTCTGAA GGTATAAAACCAATTGCTCTCTCCAAGATCAAAGATGAAGAAGTAAGAAGTTTCATAGAGAGTTGTCTGGGTTCAGCAGCTGACAGATTACCCGCGAGTGAGCTCTTGAAGAGCCCTTTTATCCTTAAAGATGACATCATCAATGATAAAACCTTTAATCCAGCACAAGAACCGATAGCATTTCCACAAAATTTGGATCTAGATCTCGATGCCACACCAATTTTCGTTTCTCTGTTATCCAATGGAATTGCCTGTGATGGGAAGGAGTCTATCAGCCTGGTGCTTCGGAGGGGTGTTTTTGTGCTGGAAGGAGATATGAGCATCAAGGACCCCGTCAAGTTGTTACTAAGAATTCCTGTCCCCAATG GTAAGTGTAAGAACATTGAGTTCGCATTTGACCTGGAGAAGGACACGAGTCTTTCAGTGGCTACTGAGATGGTCGAAGAGCTTGAACTGCCTTCTTGGAGCATGCATGGTGTGGCCAAGCTGATCGATGCATTCTTGCTCAAGACGGTTCGCGGCTGGAGGCCTTGCGTTCAGGTCGGCCAGATGATTCAGGCAATTCACAACACTGCACCAGCAGATGGAATGTGA